CATCATCGTCGGCGGCCTGATCGGCGCGTCCGCGGGCGGCGCGATCTTCCGCCTGCTCCAGCAGCTTGGCCAGATCGATACGGCGATCGCGATCCTCTACGTCGTCCTGCTCGGCAGCATCGGCATATTGATGGCCAAGGAATCGGGTACCGAACTCGAACTCTTCCGGAAGAAGCAGACGACCAAGCCGGCACGCCGCCACAATCCGCTCATCGCCATGCTGCCGCTGCGGTGGCGCTTCTACCAATCGGGCCTCTACATCTCGCCTCTCGCGCCGCTGCTGCTCGGCATCGTCGGCGGCATGCTGACGGTCCTGCTCGGCGTCGGCGGCGGCTTCATCATGGTCCCGGCAATGATCTACATGCTCGGCATGTCGGCTCAGGTGGTGGTCGGCACGTCCCTGCTCCAGATCCTGTTCGTGACCGCCGCGACCACGCTCATCCACGCCACCACCACCAAGTCCGTCGACATCGTCCTCGCCGGTCTGCTTCTGCTAGGGTCGGTGATCGGCGCCCAGTTCGGGGCCCGGTTCGCGCAGAAGGTGAAGCCGGAATTGCTGCGCATGTTCCTGGCGATCATCATCCTTGCGGTCGCAGCGCGCATGGCGATCGGCCTCGGCTGGAAGCCCGAGGAAATCTATACGGTGCAGCTGCTGTGAGCAGGGTGCGATGCGCCTTGCTTGCCCTGATGCTGCCACTCGTCCTCGGCGCGACCGAACCCAAGCTCGTGCCCGATGTCTCGCAGAGCCGGATCGACATCCAATATTCGTTCACCGGCGCCGAACTGCTGCTGTTCGGCGCAATCGTCTATCCCGGCGGGCGGCCACCGCGTGAGGGCGCCGAGATCGTCGTCGTGGTGAAGGGCCCCGTCGAGCCGCTCGTGCTCCGCGAGAAGCAGAAAGTGGCCGGCATCTGGATGAACGTCGAGAGTGCCCGCTTCCGCTCGGCGCCGTCATTCTACGCGGTCGCCTCGTCGCGCCCGCTGTCCCAGATGGTCGACGAACGCACCGCCGCCATCTACGAACTCGGCCTGCAGAATCTGCAATTGTCGCCCGGAACGGGCGCCGCACCGGATGTCCAGCGGCGGTTCGAAGCCGGGCTGATCGATCTGATGCAGCGCCGCCAGCTCTATTTCGAGGATCCGCGCGGGGTTCAGATCAGCGAAGGCGTTCTCTACCGCGCCCGCGTCAACATTCCGGCCCGGGTGCCCGTCGGCAATTATACGGCGGAGACGTTTCTGATCCGGGACGGCCGCATCCTCGCCGGTGCCGTGCGGGAGATCCGAATCGAGAAGCTCGGCTTTGAGCGATTCGTAGCGACCGCGGCGGATCGCTGGTCCTTCACTTACGGGCTCGTCTCGGTCTCGCTTTCCCTCTTCCTCGGCTGGTCCGCCAGCGCCTTCTTCCGACGAAGCTGATCGTGGCCGCGGCATTCCGGCACACTTCCGGAAGGCAGGAAATCTCTGCGATCGCAGTGACTTGGACTACCGCCGCGAGCTGAGGAGGGACGCGCCGTGGCCGTGCGCGGCAGCGGGAGAGAAGCCGCCGAAATCAGTTGTTTACCCATTTCGCGGTAGAGCCGCCGCCTGAGACACGGACCGGAGCGCGCCTCACCTTATGACCGACATGATCCAGTTCCCGAGCTTTCCGCATGCCGATGTCGGCGAGGAAACCGCACCGACTATCCAGCCGATGCCTTCCCCGCGGCGGCAGCAAGGCCCGATCGGCCGAGTCAGCGAGATCGGCGGCGGCGGCGCCCGCATCGAACTCGACCTCGATCGACTGAACCAGCTTTCGCTCGACTCGGATCCGTCGGTGGCCCTGTCGGGCCAGGTCGGTGGCCATGTGAAGGTCGAAGTCGCCTCGCGCTGGCTGCTCGCCGCGGTCCGCACGCTCCGCCTCGGCAATGCCGAAAACGCCTCGGTGATCGCTGACGTCGATTTCCTCGGGGAGGGCGAAGAGCATGATCAGAGCGGCCGGCTGATCAACTTTCGCCGCGGCATCACCGTCTATCCCTCGCCGGGATCGCGCGTTCATCCCGTCAGCGGCGACGACATGAAGCAGATGTTCGCCGCCGACGAACGCGCCCATATCGAGATCGGCACCGTCTACCCGACCAAGGACGTGCGCGGTGCGCTCTACGTGGATGCGCTGCTCGGCAAGCATTTCGCCCTGCTGGGCTCCACCGGCACCGGCAAGTCGACGTCGGCGGCGCTGATCATGCATCGCATCTGCGAGTTGGCCCCCGAGGGGCATATCGTGATGATCGATCCGCACGGCGAATATTCGGCGGCATTCAAATCGACCGGCGAGCTCTACAACGTCGACAATCTCGCCATGCCCTACTGGCTGATGAACTTCGAAGAGCATTGCGAGGTGTTCATCACTTCCCAGGGCGCCGAGCGGCAGCGGGACATGGACATCCTCGCCAAGTGCCTGCTCCTGGCGCGCTCCAAGAATCGCGCGGCCGAGGGCCTCAACAAGCTGACGGTCGATTCGCCGATCCCCTACACCCTGTCGGACCTGACCAGCGCCATCACCAACGAGATGGGGCTGCTCAACAAGGCGACCGACACTGCGCCCTACATGCGGCTCAAGGGCAAGATCGACGAGCTCAAGGCCGATCCGCGCTACCAGTTCATGTTCTCGGGCATGCTGATAGCCGATTCGATGACCACCTTCATCGGCAAGATCTTTCGACTGCCCGCACGCGGCAAGCCGATCTCGATCATCGACGTTTCCGGCGTTCCGTCCGACATCGTCTCGGTGGTGGTGGCGATGCTGGCCCGGCTCGTCTTCGATTATGCGATCTGGTCTCGCAACGAAGTGCCGCGCCCGGTTCTGCTGGTCTGCGAAGAAGCGCATCGCTACGTTCCGTCCGACACGTCCAGTGCCGGTCAGGCGGTGCGCAAGATCCTCGAGCGGATCGCCAAGGAAGGCCGCAAATACGGGGTCGCGCTCGGCCTCATCACCCAGCGTCCGTCGGATCTTGCCGAGGGCGTGCTTTCCCAATGCGGCACGATCATCGCGATGCGCCTCAACAACGAACGCGACCAGGCCTTCGTCAAGAGCGCCATGCCCGAAGGCGCGCGCGGCTTCCTCGATACGATCCCGGCGCTGCGCAACCGCGAGTGCATCGTGTGCGGCGAGGGCGTGTCGATTCCGATCCGCGTGTCGTTCGACGATCTTGAGCGGGATCGCCGGCCCGCTTCGTCCGACCCTGCTTTCTCCGAATTGTGGCGCCAGACCGGCGACGAGGAGGCGATGGTTCAGCGCGTCGTCAAACGCTGGCGCAGCCAAGGCCGCTGACAAATCTTCACCGAAGCGGAGCCGGCCGCGCGAACATCCTGGTCCAAGTACGTCGAAGGGCCGCCGGGTATTCCCGACGGCCCTTGCAGACATGGTCAGCGGCCGGAAGCTCCAGCCCGGAAGACTATGAAAAGCTTACGCTTTCATCCCCCGAACGAGCAGAACCGACCTCACTGCTGAACCATGAGACATCGGATCACCTCCTTTCGCTTGTTGAGTACGGGGCAAGGATGAATCATCCCGATTCGCGCCGCAAGTCTTGTATTCATCTTTTTTGACGTTAGACTTTTCGCTTCGTGCCGAAAGCTCGGCACTCCCCCTCAGTCTCAGTTTCGGCAATCCTCGGTCACCCGCGCCGGCTCCGGCCAGGCGGGAATCACGAGTTCGGGAAGGCCCGCGACATCGATTGTGAAGCGGCCGCGGCTGAACGCGATCTGATCGAGCAAGGGATCGGTGGCGGGCAAGGTGGCGGTGATGCCCCCAGCGCCGGCAGCCACCGGAAGCGAACGGCTGCCGTAGGAGGTGCGCACCACCATCTGGCCCGTACCGGCACCGGACCTGGTGAGCATTACCCGGCGGCCGGCACGATCGCAGCGGACGACGAAAAGCGGATTGGCCGCCGTCGGCCCGAAGGTCGCGCGGCTGCCGTCGGCGGCGCTGCCATAGGCCCAGTTCCCAGGGGTGAGCGCGAGATCCGACCACGCGCGCGGTGGCGGCGGCGGCACGGCCGGCGGAGCCAGCGGTGCAGGCGCTTGGGGCCGGGGCGGCGGAGCGGTTTCAGGCTGCGGCTTGGGCACGCAGGCCGCGGCCAACATCGCGGTTCCAAGCGCCGCCATTCGTCCGATCGTCCGCATCCTTGATCCTCTCCGTCCAGCCATGCCGCCGCCACAAGCATGCCGGCGGCGCGGATCCAAGCGAAAAGCCGATGGCAGGTGCATTTCGAGCGCCGCCTCGGCGCGGCCGAACCGGAATTGCATTCACAGGCTGTTCAAGGGCCGAACCTTATGCAAATCCGCAAGCAAATAGAGAAACTTGTTCGATGATTCTTCGCGCATCCCTGCTGTTGGCCGTCGCCGTCTCCGGTCTCGCCCCCGGGAGCGCGGATTCGCGCCCGCGCGACCGTGAGCAGGATGCGGCATTCAGGGCGACGCAGGACGGCAGCTTCGTGCCGCTGCGGCAGATCGAAGCGCGCATTGTGCCCCAGATGCGCGGCTTCACCTACCTCGGCCCGGAACTGGATCCGTCCGCCGGCCGCTATCGCCTCAAATTCATGCGCGGCCCGCAGGTCGTCTGGATCGACGTCGACGCCCGCACCGGGCAGGTGCTCGGCAAGTCCGGTTTCTGATTCCCCTTGGCAAAGGCGCCCTGGCGCAGCATTTCCATTCTTTCGGTGATGAAACCAATTGGCGCTGGCGCTGGTTGGACGGGACGGTTGTGCAGGATAGGGGAATGGAATGCGGGTTCTGATCGTCGAGGACGAACCTAATCTGGGACGGCAGCTGCGTGCCACCCTGGAGGGCGCCGGCTATGCCGTCGATCTCGCCACCGACGGCGAGGATGGCCATTATCTGGGGTCGACCGAAACCTACGACGCGATCATTCTCGATCTCGGCCTCCCCGAGGTGGACGGGCTCACCGTTCTCGATCGGTGGCGCAAGGACGGCATGGTGGTTCCGGTTCTGGTGCTGACCGCGCGCGACAGCTGGTCGGACAAGGTTGCCGGCCTCGACGCCGGCGCAGACGATTATCTCGCCAAACCCTTTCAGACCGAAGAACTGATCGCGCGCCTCAGGGCGCTGATCCGCCGCGCTTCGGGCAACG
The nucleotide sequence above comes from Sphingosinicella sp. BN140058. Encoded proteins:
- a CDS encoding PepSY domain-containing protein, whose translation is MILRASLLLAVAVSGLAPGSADSRPRDREQDAAFRATQDGSFVPLRQIEARIVPQMRGFTYLGPELDPSAGRYRLKFMRGPQVVWIDVDARTGQVLGKSGF
- a CDS encoding TIGR02186 family protein, with amino-acid sequence MLPLVLGATEPKLVPDVSQSRIDIQYSFTGAELLLFGAIVYPGGRPPREGAEIVVVVKGPVEPLVLREKQKVAGIWMNVESARFRSAPSFYAVASSRPLSQMVDERTAAIYELGLQNLQLSPGTGAAPDVQRRFEAGLIDLMQRRQLYFEDPRGVQISEGVLYRARVNIPARVPVGNYTAETFLIRDGRILAGAVREIRIEKLGFERFVATAADRWSFTYGLVSVSLSLFLGWSASAFFRRS
- a CDS encoding sulfite exporter TauE/SafE family protein: MDIYLPVAGLSVNALVIIALGGVVGLLTGMIGVGGGFLTTPILIFYGIPPAVAVASATTQITGTSVSGVLAHRRRKGVDYRMGGVIIVGGLIGASAGGAIFRLLQQLGQIDTAIAILYVVLLGSIGILMAKESGTELELFRKKQTTKPARRHNPLIAMLPLRWRFYQSGLYISPLAPLLLGIVGGMLTVLLGVGGGFIMVPAMIYMLGMSAQVVVGTSLLQILFVTAATTLIHATTTKSVDIVLAGLLLLGSVIGAQFGARFAQKVKPELLRMFLAIIILAVAARMAIGLGWKPEEIYTVQLL
- a CDS encoding ATP-binding protein produces the protein MPSPRRQQGPIGRVSEIGGGGARIELDLDRLNQLSLDSDPSVALSGQVGGHVKVEVASRWLLAAVRTLRLGNAENASVIADVDFLGEGEEHDQSGRLINFRRGITVYPSPGSRVHPVSGDDMKQMFAADERAHIEIGTVYPTKDVRGALYVDALLGKHFALLGSTGTGKSTSAALIMHRICELAPEGHIVMIDPHGEYSAAFKSTGELYNVDNLAMPYWLMNFEEHCEVFITSQGAERQRDMDILAKCLLLARSKNRAAEGLNKLTVDSPIPYTLSDLTSAITNEMGLLNKATDTAPYMRLKGKIDELKADPRYQFMFSGMLIADSMTTFIGKIFRLPARGKPISIIDVSGVPSDIVSVVVAMLARLVFDYAIWSRNEVPRPVLLVCEEAHRYVPSDTSSAGQAVRKILERIAKEGRKYGVALGLITQRPSDLAEGVLSQCGTIIAMRLNNERDQAFVKSAMPEGARGFLDTIPALRNRECIVCGEGVSIPIRVSFDDLERDRRPASSDPAFSELWRQTGDEEAMVQRVVKRWRSQGR
- a CDS encoding response regulator transcription factor → MRVLIVEDEPNLGRQLRATLEGAGYAVDLATDGEDGHYLGSTETYDAIILDLGLPEVDGLTVLDRWRKDGMVVPVLVLTARDSWSDKVAGLDAGADDYLAKPFQTEELIARLRALIRRASGNASSELTAGDVRLDTRSGKVTLNGEPVKLTAQEYKLLSYLMHHKGKVVSRTELIEHIYDQDFDRDSNTIEVFVTRIRKKLGPDVITTIRGLGYSLEEPIG